One region of Stigmatella erecta genomic DNA includes:
- a CDS encoding DUF5953 family protein — MTTQNSLILIVYAPAFMDGDSRPLAVVHGIERALPSVHLEWELSQAGRPIALPHRDRWLAEASARGKFPLLCNGDESYAVTVTGWGTPARQSAGGQPQVEVHAELPLNAASIAAAVDVLEGVAEGARAFWGHATPHSAAVEIARQTRDPVRKPGVPPRGLPALKFPDKFRSPAIPHCLGWLNYWSAAAAQGIGFPDPARDADLLSRARRTATGGWAVRLTETPLDLDIPAHLEALVRAYECFPEIGGRVTPA, encoded by the coding sequence ATGACCACTCAAAATTCCCTCATCCTCATCGTCTACGCGCCAGCATTCATGGATGGCGACAGCCGCCCGCTCGCTGTCGTCCACGGAATTGAACGGGCGCTCCCCAGTGTACACTTGGAGTGGGAGCTATCACAGGCAGGGCGGCCCATCGCGTTGCCACACCGCGATAGGTGGCTCGCTGAGGCGAGCGCGCGCGGGAAGTTCCCGCTGCTGTGCAACGGCGACGAGAGTTACGCCGTGACGGTGACGGGGTGGGGAACACCTGCGCGCCAAAGCGCAGGCGGCCAGCCCCAAGTTGAAGTCCACGCAGAGCTGCCGCTGAATGCGGCCAGCATCGCGGCGGCGGTGGATGTGCTGGAAGGCGTGGCGGAGGGCGCACGCGCTTTCTGGGGGCATGCGACGCCGCACAGCGCGGCTGTAGAGATTGCGAGGCAGACGAGAGATCCGGTGCGTAAGCCGGGTGTTCCGCCACGGGGGCTACCAGCGCTCAAGTTCCCAGATAAGTTCCGCTCGCCTGCGATTCCGCATTGCCTGGGGTGGCTGAACTACTGGTCGGCAGCCGCCGCACAAGGCATCGGGTTCCCAGACCCTGCCCGCGATGCAGACTTGCTCTCTCGGGCGCGGCGCACTGCGACGGGCGGGTGGGCCGTTCGGCTCACAGAGACGCCGCTCGATCTCGACATCCCCGCGCACCTGGAGGCGCTCGTGCGCGCGTACGAATGTTTCCCGGAGATTGGCGGGCGCGTGACTCCTGCCTGA
- a CDS encoding DUF6310 domain-containing protein, giving the protein MTAERRRPACEPRPVPQAGEDPPHNECADKFPPNRYPGMDVLVDGKRFDALQAGVRVLWEIKTHRFDTYNAFIRRQTILEQVPLLQEERDKAEACGYGFVVGVSTEEHKAALEAEDRFLNIVVTGCKR; this is encoded by the coding sequence GTGACGGCGGAGCGCCGCCGCCCCGCGTGCGAGCCCAGACCGGTGCCGCAGGCGGGCGAGGATCCCCCGCATAACGAGTGCGCCGATAAGTTCCCGCCGAACCGCTACCCCGGAATGGACGTACTCGTTGACGGCAAGCGCTTTGATGCGCTGCAAGCCGGCGTGCGTGTGCTGTGGGAGATCAAGACCCATCGATTTGACACGTACAACGCCTTCATCCGGCGGCAGACGATCCTGGAGCAAGTGCCGTTGTTGCAGGAAGAGCGAGACAAGGCGGAGGCATGTGGCTATGGCTTCGTTGTTGGGGTGAGCACCGAAGAGCACAAAGCCGCGCTGGAGGCGGAGGATCGCTTCCTCAATATCGTCGTCACGGGATGCAAACGATGA
- a CDS encoding tandem-95 repeat protein, translated as MTTKYPLLFVLALAAACGHNPPSNHPPTVADASVSTPEDTPVAITVSPEDADGDALEVTFASPSNGTLTGMGTSVTYTPHANFAGEESLTVTVSDGHATATATIKVTVQPVNDAPVAGNDTATTEEDVPLTLAASTLLANDTDVEGQTLTISAVQNPSNGMATLSGTNITFSPNADFHGAAAFEYVATDGQTTSIGLVTVTVTPVNDAPVATNVTVTVAHNTATAITLTATDVEGDALTFTIATPPAHGTLSGTGANLTFTPEANFGGQDSFTFTASDGSLTSNPATVSLTIKPPPACGDGTVDPNEVCDDGNRTAGDGCRADCRGLEVCGDGLVDSTTGEQCDDGNPSSGDGCSASCQLDPFSNVPSTIISGALSCNTNTSNTGRKAAVDALGRFFVVMNCGGTGYVSVSLDRGLTWVGPTSLGITGVAEIAIEGGPTGTAYVVALANPGKVIFTRTLDAGATWETPRELSNAVEAEVSMDSLGDAIYISVSTGAAGLRILRNSSRGTGDFIATDLAQSNSFHDLIVDKISGDVFSVSDNPAFHIRRSSDGGSSFGAESAPPGQAFFSDWTGSNGFLYAIGTFGDDNVDVIPVSAPGTSRQVTGLPTNVGPGPFRSIDSDALGNGYVVTQLDSGAVQLDRMLVGATSIAATDARPIGTSGTYPAVAALPSNTGALVSYTSGTSVYGAVAVY; from the coding sequence ATGACAACGAAGTATCCTCTGTTGTTTGTGCTCGCATTGGCTGCTGCCTGTGGGCACAACCCTCCGTCGAATCATCCTCCCACTGTCGCGGATGCCAGTGTCTCCACCCCCGAGGACACCCCGGTCGCCATCACCGTCTCGCCAGAAGATGCGGACGGCGACGCGCTCGAAGTCACATTCGCGTCCCCCAGCAATGGCACACTCACGGGCATGGGGACGTCGGTGACGTACACGCCCCATGCGAACTTCGCCGGGGAAGAGTCCTTGACGGTCACGGTCTCCGACGGCCATGCGACGGCGACAGCCACCATCAAGGTCACGGTCCAACCGGTGAATGACGCTCCGGTGGCGGGCAACGACACGGCAACGACAGAAGAGGACGTGCCGCTGACGCTGGCAGCCAGCACCCTTCTGGCCAACGACACCGATGTGGAAGGACAGACGCTGACGATCAGCGCCGTGCAGAATCCGAGCAATGGCATGGCCACGCTTTCCGGGACGAACATCACCTTCAGCCCCAACGCCGACTTCCACGGAGCGGCGGCCTTCGAGTACGTGGCAACGGACGGGCAGACCACCAGCATCGGCCTGGTCACTGTGACGGTGACCCCGGTCAACGACGCGCCCGTGGCCACCAACGTCACGGTGACGGTGGCCCATAACACCGCCACCGCTATCACCTTGACGGCCACGGACGTGGAGGGTGACGCGCTCACCTTCACCATCGCCACCCCTCCCGCTCACGGAACGCTGTCCGGGACAGGCGCCAACCTGACCTTCACTCCAGAAGCGAACTTCGGAGGACAGGACAGCTTTACCTTCACGGCCAGCGATGGCTCGCTGACCTCCAACCCCGCCACGGTCAGCCTCACCATCAAACCTCCCCCTGCTTGTGGCGACGGCACCGTCGATCCGAACGAGGTGTGTGACGACGGAAACCGCACCGCAGGGGACGGCTGCCGCGCGGACTGCCGCGGCCTGGAGGTGTGCGGCGACGGACTGGTGGACAGCACCACGGGCGAGCAGTGCGATGATGGCAACCCATCCTCTGGAGACGGTTGCAGCGCCTCATGCCAGCTGGATCCCTTCTCCAACGTCCCGTCGACGATCATCAGCGGGGCGTTGAGCTGCAACACCAACACTTCGAACACGGGGCGCAAGGCGGCGGTGGATGCGCTGGGCCGCTTCTTCGTGGTCATGAACTGCGGTGGCACCGGGTATGTCAGCGTGAGCCTGGATCGCGGCCTGACCTGGGTGGGTCCCACCTCCCTGGGCATCACCGGCGTGGCGGAGATCGCGATTGAAGGGGGGCCCACGGGAACCGCCTACGTGGTGGCCCTCGCCAACCCGGGCAAGGTGATTTTCACCCGGACCCTCGACGCGGGTGCGACCTGGGAGACCCCTCGAGAACTCTCCAATGCGGTCGAGGCCGAGGTGAGCATGGACTCCTTGGGCGACGCCATCTACATCTCCGTCTCGACGGGGGCGGCGGGGTTGCGTATCCTCCGGAACTCCTCGCGGGGCACGGGCGATTTCATCGCCACGGATCTGGCCCAGTCCAATAGCTTCCACGACCTGATCGTGGACAAGATCAGTGGAGACGTGTTCTCGGTGAGTGATAACCCGGCGTTCCACATCCGCCGCAGCAGTGACGGGGGCTCCAGCTTCGGTGCCGAGAGCGCACCGCCTGGGCAAGCCTTCTTCTCGGATTGGACGGGCTCGAACGGCTTCCTCTACGCCATAGGAACCTTCGGGGACGACAACGTCGATGTCATCCCCGTGTCGGCCCCAGGGACGAGCCGCCAGGTGACCGGCCTGCCCACGAACGTTGGCCCTGGCCCTTTCCGGAGCATCGACTCCGACGCGCTCGGTAACGGCTATGTCGTCACGCAACTGGACTCGGGCGCTGTTCAGCTGGACAGAATGCTCGTCGGGGCCACCTCGATCGCCGCAACGGACGCCCGGCCCATCGGTACCAGCGGTACCTACCCGGCGGTCGCGGCGCTTCCTTCGAATACCGGCGCCCTCGTGTCTTACACGAGTGGCACCAGCGTCTACGGCGCGGTCGCCGTGTACTAA
- a CDS encoding polysaccharide deacetylase family protein, producing MTSTPGAPYALALFLLAPALLLACGSGSQGGTPCGNTLAPPTTAYAFTDNVAPSAHPPRGLQPSQVPQFVGISWDDNSREDGMAWALELAAARKNPDGTPVNMTFFMTTKFIAQDAITDPRALKKVWREAQAAGHEVALHSVTHETSKSADTQRWTEELTGTLAALTKDYDANEERWDTSLKSGPGLAREQLVGWRTPLLATNDLLMPVLKAHGVWYDSSLEEGFQDDQDGTNFLWPYTLDSGSPGDAFLAARGAQDMKAPITRHAGLWELPVYTVITPPEIRTALKYRVNWFDDRSGKITGFDFNLLTHAMFQMNKAEFLATLKYTLDQRLRGNRAPFLITLHSDYYSPEFTYAPRITNAERRAAIEEFLDYALSKPEVRVRSYKEIFDWMRSPAAMECH from the coding sequence ATGACCTCTACCCCTGGAGCGCCGTACGCGCTTGCCCTGTTCCTCCTGGCTCCCGCCCTGCTCCTGGCGTGCGGCAGCGGCTCCCAAGGTGGCACCCCGTGCGGGAACACGCTCGCCCCTCCCACCACGGCCTATGCCTTCACCGACAACGTCGCACCTTCCGCCCACCCGCCGCGAGGGCTCCAGCCCAGCCAGGTGCCACAGTTCGTGGGCATCAGCTGGGACGACAACAGCCGCGAGGATGGCATGGCGTGGGCGCTCGAGCTGGCCGCGGCGCGGAAGAACCCGGATGGGACTCCCGTGAACATGACGTTCTTCATGACCACGAAGTTCATCGCGCAGGACGCCATCACCGATCCGAGGGCGCTCAAGAAGGTCTGGCGCGAGGCCCAGGCCGCGGGCCACGAGGTGGCGCTCCACAGTGTGACCCACGAGACGAGCAAGAGCGCGGACACGCAACGCTGGACCGAAGAGCTCACCGGCACCCTTGCCGCGCTCACGAAGGACTACGACGCGAACGAGGAGCGTTGGGACACGTCGCTGAAGAGCGGTCCGGGGCTCGCGAGAGAGCAGCTGGTCGGCTGGCGCACGCCGTTGCTCGCGACGAATGATCTGCTCATGCCCGTCCTGAAGGCCCACGGGGTCTGGTACGACTCCAGCCTGGAGGAAGGCTTCCAGGACGACCAGGATGGGACCAACTTCCTCTGGCCCTACACGCTGGACAGCGGCTCTCCGGGGGACGCGTTCCTGGCGGCGCGGGGCGCCCAAGACATGAAGGCCCCCATCACCCGGCACGCGGGCCTCTGGGAGCTGCCGGTCTACACCGTCATCACCCCGCCGGAGATCCGGACGGCGCTCAAATACCGCGTGAACTGGTTCGACGACAGGAGCGGAAAGATCACTGGCTTCGACTTCAACCTGCTCACCCACGCCATGTTCCAGATGAACAAGGCAGAGTTCCTGGCGACGCTCAAATACACGCTGGATCAGAGGCTCCGGGGCAACCGCGCGCCCTTCCTCATCACCTTGCACTCGGACTACTACTCGCCCGAGTTTACGTATGCGCCCCGCATCACCAACGCTGAGCGCCGGGCCGCGATCGAGGAGTTCCTCGACTACGCGCTCAGCAAGCCAGAAGTCCGGGTCCGCTCCTACAAGGAGATCTTCGACTGGATGCGCAGCCCCGCTGCGATGGAGTGCCACTAG
- a CDS encoding cupin domain-containing protein: MPVLIPSPTRVEAAGNKPKLIDEYVGRVNSKTEELSVAHMRSPGGWVEPGQTPAFREYTVVLKGWLRVEHAGGALDVRAGQGVVCEPGEWVRYSTPGEEGAEYIAICLPAFSPGTVHRDP; the protein is encoded by the coding sequence ATGCCGGTCCTCATCCCCTCTCCCACCCGCGTGGAAGCCGCGGGGAACAAGCCGAAGCTCATCGACGAGTACGTGGGGAGGGTGAACTCGAAGACGGAAGAGCTCAGCGTGGCCCACATGCGCAGCCCCGGGGGCTGGGTCGAGCCCGGGCAGACGCCCGCCTTCCGCGAGTACACGGTGGTGCTCAAGGGCTGGCTGCGCGTGGAGCACGCCGGCGGCGCACTCGACGTTCGCGCGGGCCAGGGCGTGGTGTGCGAACCCGGAGAGTGGGTGCGCTACAGCACCCCAGGCGAGGAGGGAGCCGAGTACATCGCCATCTGCCTGCCGGCCTTCTCCCCCGGGACGGTCCACCGCGATCCCTGA